In the Anastrepha obliqua isolate idAnaObli1 chromosome 1, idAnaObli1_1.0, whole genome shotgun sequence genome, one interval contains:
- the LOC129253029 gene encoding nucleolin-like — MEDVKKRIQDEDIESGEEGGIASTGNNSSTTIPKKRGRPSNPDKVKKMPSGRGRGRPAKNSTSSVAGKKSAAEPVSDDDAPVAANGGGGGGRGRPPKSAKGRGRPKKQAPASEEDDEEAGVDGEDDDEQSDYKPSGRKAGRKSKSPKKVGKPKKAKSEDEDDESGEEKRVAGRGRGKKAVATGKRPTSSAANGGVPKKRGRPSGSKKVAPAKPGRKPAKGADSDDDDSQDKDDNDDIESSEEEQKKSKNKEDTEDDTAANSNEDDDDLADGEESAA; from the exons ATGGAAGATGTAAAGAAGCGTATCCAAGATGAAGATATTGAGAGTGGAGAAGAAGGTGGAATCGCTTCAACTGGAAATAATAGTAGTACGACAATTCCTAAAAAGCGTGGCCGTCCTTCCAACCCAGACAAGGTGAAGAAGATGCCAAGTGGACGAGGCCGTGGTAGGCCAGCTAAGAATTCGACAAGCAGTGTTGCCGGCAAAAAGAGCGCCGCTGAACCGGTTTCCGATGATGATGCGCCGGTAGCTGCaaatggtggtggtggtgggggACGTGGCCGCCCTCCGAAATCTGCAAAAGGACGTGGTCGCCCAAAGAAGCAAGCGCCAGCATCCGAAGAAGATGATGAGGAAGCTGGTGTAGATGGTGAAGATGATGATGAGCAAAGTGACTACAAACCAAGTGGCCGAAAAGCGGGACGCAAATCGAAATCACCGAAGAAAGtaggaaaaccaaaaaaagcaaAGAGCGAAGACGAAGATGACG aATCTGGAGAGGAAAAGCGTGTTGCTGGACGCGGCCGAGGTAAAAAAGCTGTAGCAACTGGAAAACGACCAACATCGTCTGCCGCCAATGGAGGAGTGCCGAAGAAACGAGGTCGACCATCGGGCTCTAAAAAGGTAGCCCCTGCTAAACCTGGTCGTAAACCCGCTAAAGGAGCTGATTCGGACGATGACGATTCACAGGATAAAGACGATAACGATGATATCGAATCATCCGAAGAAGAGCAGAAGAAATCCAAAAACAAGGAGGATACTGAGGACGATACGGCTGCAAATAGCAACGAAGATGACGATGATTTGGCAGATGGTGAGGAGTCCGCCGCTTAA